CATGGTTATTCGAAGAAAATCCGATTAAGAAAGAGTAGAATGATTACCAGGACGAGCCATACATCTAAGGGAATTAATCACCCTTTTATCTCCCTCGATAATGGAATTGGCTTAATCTTCCTTGCACAGTGCGGACACACGGTTGCTGATATTCTTGCGGGCTCTTTGCAATAGGGGCAGAGACGCTTTGGCACATGTATATTCTAATTCCCATCTGTTCTAGGTCTCCATTAAGGAATTCTATAAGAGGGGGGGCATGTCTGCCCCTCGGCTCATTTTTATAACTGTTGTCCGGTTCTTTACCAGTCGATATTTCCGGGGTGATTCAGTTTAGGGTATAACCCAGGGGGCAATCTATCACGGCATCATGAAAGGTGTCAATCCACAAGTTTGTGGGTGAAAAAAGAATGAATAATTAGACGATAGGAATAAAACGAGCAGAAGCAGATTCTAAAAATGCTACTTAATCCGCGTCCCCGGCGGAATCTCTTCCATAAAGGTCGCCAACTCCAAAACTTCTTCCGCCCCCGCCGCCAAAAGCATCCCTTGCGACTCCACCCCCATAATCTTCGCCGGCTGAAGATTCGCAACGAGCACAATCCGCTTTCCGATCAGCGCCTCCGGCGCATACTTCGTCCCGATGCCGGCGACGACCTGCCGCTCCTCCGAGCCGAGCGAAACGCGCAGCTTGAGGAGCTTCTTCGAGCCGGGAACTTTCTCGGCGGTGAGAATCACCGCGACCCGCAGGTCGATCTTGGCAAAGTCATCATAAGCAATGGCCGGCTTAAATCCGGTAGGGGAGGCCGGGGTGCTCTTTTTCTCGGCAGGGACGTTTTCCTTCGGTGCGGGTGTGTTGGCGGTAGGGTTGTTTTCCAATGGAGTCTCCATTTTCTTTTCGATTCGTGGGAAGAGCGATTTTCCTTTGGCGATCGGCATCTCGGCCGGCAGCCGGCCCCATTGCGCCGCCTCCTTCAGAGAGATCCCCTCGAAGAGGGAGGGAAGCCCCATCTGCCGGGCCATCTCCAGTGCCGTGTTCGGCATGAACGGGGAGATGAAGAGGGTGATGATCCGGAGCGCTTCGGTCGTGTGGTAGAGGACGGTCTGGAGACGCTCCGCTTTGGCGGGATCTTTGGCCAGGACCCACGGGGCGGCGTTTTCAATATACCGGTTCGCCTGGCTGACCGCCTCCCAGATTTCGATCAATGCCTTCTGAAATTCCAATCGACCGAGCAGCGTATCGATCTTCTCCGGCAACCCTTCCAACTTCCGGCGCAGCGCCAGATCTTCCGGCTGCTTCCCCTCGTGCGCGGGGGGGGTGCGGCCGCCGGTGTAGCGCTCCAGCATCGTCAGCGTCCGGGAGAGGAGGTTGCCGAGGTCGTTGGCGAGATCGCTGTTGATCCGGTTGACGAGCGCCGTCTCGGAGAAGTCGCCGTCTTGGCCGAAGGGAACTTCCCGGAAGAGAAAATAGCGGAAGGGATCGACGCCGTAGCGTTCGATCACATCGCCGGGGTGAACGACGTTGCCGAGGCTCTTCGACATCTTCTGCGCATTGAGCGTCCACCAGCCGTGCGCGAAGAGGGTTTTCGGGAGGGGGAGGCCGAGCGCCATCAAGATCGTCGACCAGTAGATGGCGTGCGTCGTCAAAATATCTTTTCCGACAAGATGGAGATCGGCCGGCCACCATTTTTGAAAGCGGGCCGGGTCGGTCGCATAGCCGGGGATCGAGATGTAGTTGACGAGCGCATCGATCCAAACATAGGTGACATAATTTGAATCGAACGGAAATTCGATTCCCCACGGCAGGCGGCTCTTGGGGCGCGAGATGGAGAGATCGGTGAGCGGTTTTTCCAAAAAGCCCAAAACCTCGTTTCGCCGGCTCTCCGGCCGGATGAAGTCGGGGTGATCGCGGATGTATTGCCGAAGGCGGTCTTGATATTGGCCCATCTTGAAGAAGTAGTTCTGCTCGGAGAGATGCTCCACCGGTCTTCCACAGTCGGGGCACTTGCCGTCGACGACATCCTTTTCGGTCCAGAACCGCTCGTCGGGGAGACAGTACCATCCCTCATAGCTGCCGGTGTAGAGCTCTTTCCGGTCTTGAAGTTCTTGGAGGACGGTCTGCACGACCCGCGTGTGCCGCTCCTGCGTCGTCCGGACGAAGTCGTCGTTGGAGATGTTCAGCTTTTTCCAGAGCGCCTGAAAACGGACGACCATCTCGTCGGCATGTTGCTGCGGGGGGACGTTCCGCTTGGCCGCCGCCTGCGCCACCTTCTGGCCATGCTCGTCGGTGCCGGTAAGAAAGAAGACGTCGTGTTGAAGGAGACGGTGGTAGCGGGCGAGAATGTCGGCGGCGATCGTCGTATAAGCATGGCCGATGTGCGGCTCGTCGTTGACGTAGTAGATCGGCGTGGTGAGATAAAACTTTTCGTGCGACTTCATCCTGAGGTCTTCTGCTCCTGATTGATCAATTTGTCTTTGAGCTGCATCAACAGATTTTCGAGGGAGAGCTGCCGGTTGACGTTGCGGATCTGCGCCTGCTGGAGGATCTGAAGGTTGGAGAGGAAGGTGGCGACCTCATTTGTATTCATCCGTCCGGCCCACCGCTTGATCTCTTCATGCCGCCAGCTGTAGACGAGCCAGGAAGGATCGAGCATCGACGGGTTGGGGACCGCCTGCAGCACCAGCACATCGCGGAACCAGGCGGCGAGGTAGTGGAGCGATTTGGCCATCACCTCTTCGTCCCGGGAGTAGGTGGTGGCGACCTCGAAGAGCCGTTCGTAGTTCATCAACGTCTTCTCGGAGACGAGGGTATAGAGCCCCTCTTCCATTTCCCGGGCCGCTTCGAGCGACAACGAGAGCGCCTCGCCGAGATGGCCGCCGGTCAGCGCGGCGATCAGGCGGGCTTCCTGAACCGACCAGTGGTTCCGCTCTGCCAGGAGCTTTTCGACCTGCGAGAGGGAGAGGGGATAAAAGGAGATCTTCTGGCAGCGGGAGAGGATCGTCTCGGGAAGCGAGTAGGGCTTGGCGGTGATCAAGATCAAGACGGCATGCGCGGGGGGCTCTTCCAATGTTTTGAGGAGACCGTTGGCGGCGGCCCCGTTCATCTTGTCGGCGGGATCGATCAGGATGATCCGCCTCGGTCCGTCGATCGGCTTGTATATGATCCGGTCCTGCAGGGTCCGGACCTGCTCGATTTTAATCGCGCTCCCCTCCGGCTCGATCGTCATGAAGTCGGGATGATTTCCCGCGGAGAGCTTTTGACAGGAGAGGCAGCGGCCGCACGGCTCGATCGGTCCTTCTTCGCCCTCCGGTCCTTCGGGCATCTGCCGTTCATGGCAGAGGAGGGTCTGCGCAAAGGCGCGGGCGACGGTTCGTTTGCCGATCCCTTCTTCTCCCATGAAGAGGATCGCATGGGGAATCTCATCCGAGAGGAGCATCGATTGGAGGATGTCGATCGCGCGGGAATGTCCGATAATTTCACCAAAGCCGCGCGGCGCATCCGATTTTTCAGGCGTTTCGGAAGTAGTCATCAACCACCTTTCTAATTTTTTGGGCAATCTCGTCGACCGCTCCGTCGGTGGAGACCACCTGGATCCGGCGCGGGTTTCGTTTGGCGAGATGGAGATATCCTTTTCGAACCGCCTCGTGAAACTGAAGCGCTTCCCGATCGAGTCGGTTGATCTCCTCCCGGCCTTTCAGACGAGCGAGCCCTTTCTTAGGATCGATATCGAGAAGGAGGGTGAGGTCGGGCTGACGCCCCTCGGTGACGAACCGGCCAATCTGCTCGATCCCCCGCTTCGACAGGCCCCGTCCAACTCCCTGGTAGGCATAGGTGGCGTCGGCGAACCGATCGCAGAGAACGACTTTGCCTGTTTCCAAAGCGGGGAGGATCACCTCTTTGAGGTGTTGGGCCCGGCTCGCCAAATAGAGAAGGAGCTCCGCCTTGGCATCCATCGTCTGATTTTTGGAATCAAGGATCAGCGCCCGGATCGCATCGCCGATCTTCGTTCCCCCCGGCTCGCGGGTCCGGACGACCGAGAGACCGCGGGTTTCTAAATCGTCCGCCAAGATCGCCAGCTGGGTCGTCTTCCCGCTCCCTTCGACCCCTTCGAATGTGATAAAATGACCCGTCACCACCCCTCCCGCGAACGGTTTATCATACATGGAGGGGAGGCGGAATTGCAATGAAGATGTTCGAATTGCGGAATGCGGATTTCGGATTGCGGGTTGCAAAAGGATTGCAAAGATGAGAAGGAAAACCTCTTTTGAATTTTATCTGCTACGCCGCAATCCGCACTCCGCAATTCGCAATGAACCGGTTGGGTGTTCTGATGGACAGTGACGACTTTCGGCCTGCCTGGTGGTGTCCCGGGCCGCATGTTCAGACCGTTTGGCGGCGTCTTTATGGGATGACCGAGGCGCTGCCGCTTCGGCGCGAGCGGTGGGAGACGCCGGATGACGATTTTCTCGATCTCGATTTCCTCGATCCCGAACCGGCCGAGGGGGACACCGCAACACCGACCGTCTTGTTCCTCCATGGGCTGGAGGGCTCTTCCCGGGCGAAGTATATTCTCGGCATGCATCGGGAGGCACGACGGCTCGGCTGGCGGGGAGTCGCCCTCAACTTTCGATCGTGCAGCGGGGAGATGAACCGGCAGCGTCGGTTTTACCACTCGGGGGAGACGACCGATCTTGATTGGGTCGTCCGGCAACTCCTCTCGCGCTTTCCCGGATCGCCGCTCTTCATCGTCGGTTTCTCGTTGGGGGGGAATGTCCTCCTCAAGTGGCTCGGCGAGCAGGGGACGGCGGCGCCGGAGGCGGTTCGGGCCGGGGTGGCGATCTCGGTGCCGTTCGACCTGGCGGCGGCGGCCCAAAACATCGACCGTGGGTTCAGCCGGATTTATGGACGGGTCTTCTTGAAGACCCTCAGGGAGAAGGCGGTGTTGAAGGAGCGGCGGTTTCCGGGGCTGGTCGATCCGGCGCGGGTCCGGCGGATCGCCTCCTTCGCCGAGTTTGATGACCTGGTGACGGCGCCGATCCATGGCTTTCGGAGCGGGTTTGATTATTGGACCCGCAGCAGCTCCAAGCGGTTTCTCGATGCGATCCGTCGGCCGGTCCTCCTGATCAACGCGCTGAACGATCCCTTCCTTCCGAGACATTCCATCCCTTTAAAAACAATTGAAGCGTCGAAGTGGCTGACCGCCCTGTTTCCCCCGTTCGGCGGCCACACCGGGTTCGTCGAGGGGCGGTGGCCCTGGCAGGCGCGTTATTGGACCGAGGCGCGCGCCTTTGCTTTTCTCTCCGCGCTGCAAACCGACCCGAACCGGTTGAGATCAATTTAGAAAACGCAAAGGGCGGGTCTTCCCGGAGGAATTCACCGGGAAGTTGTGATAGAATTTCCAGATCTTATAGGAGTCACGGATGCGGGCGATCGATATGCATGTCCATCCCGGAACGCGGGAGTATCTGGTGGAGGCCGGGGGGAAATACCTTTCCGATGCGCTCCATTATTTCCATCGCCACGATGCCGTCGTCAGCTTGGAGGAGATGGCGGCCTATTACCGGCGGGCCGAGATGCTGGCGGTGCTGCTCGCCTGGGATGCGGAGACCCACACCGGCCTCCCGCCGGTGACCAACGACTATGTCGCCGACGCGGTCCGACAGTATCCCGACGTTTTCATCGGTTTCGCCAGCGTCGATCCCTGGAAGGGGAGGATGGCGATTCGAGAGCTCGAACGAGCCGTGAAAGAATTAAAGCTGCGGGGGTTGAAGATCCACCCGATCGCCCAGGCGTTTGAGCCGAACGACCGCCGGTTTTATCCCCTCTGGGAGTGTTGCCAGGGATTGAAGGTGCCGCTTCTGATTCACACCGGGACGACCGGCGTCGGCGCCGGGGTGCCGGGGGGAAATGGGCTGAAGCTCAAATACGGTCGGCCGATTCCGGCGATCGACGACATCGCCGCCGATTTTCCGGGGCTGACGATCATCGGGGCGCATCCCTCCTGGCCGTGGCAAGAGGAGATGCTTGCCGTCGCCGTTCATAAAACGAATGTCTACATCGATCTCTCCGGCTGGTCGCCGAAATATTTCTCCCCCTCGCTGGTCCAGCATGCCAACTCGCTGCTGCAAGACCGGGTGTTGTTCGGCTCGGACTATCCCTTTCTGACCCCGGAGCGCTGGATCGCCGATTTCGAGAAGGCGGGGTTTAAGCCGGAGGTCCGCGAGAAGATCCTCCTCGGGAACGCGAAGCGGCTCTTGGGACTCTAGCCTGTTTCTATTCAAACCCCGAAAAAAGGATTGAAAGCGGGATAAAAAGTCAGGTATATTCTGTCGTTTAAGTTATAATTCAAGGGATAAAGAAGCGATCCCCCAAAATCCCCCAAAGACGAGGGGTGTCACCCACCGGAAGATTGGGTTTAAAGTAAATGAAGGATCAGGAAAGAAGGGAAAAGGGACCGGCGCCGGAAAAGAAAGCGGCCCCGGCGGCGGAGCGGCGTTCTCTCAACGGCGGCTCCGGGGGCGAGGCGGCGATCATCCTGGCGGCCGGCCAGGGGAAGCGGATGAAGTCGACCCTTCCCAAGGTCCTCCACCCCCTCTCCGGCAGCCCGATGCTTTTCTACATCCTTGATCTGGTCAAACAGGCGGAGATCCAAAAGAGCTTCGTCATCATCGGGCATCAGGCGGAGCAGGTGTCCAAGGCGGTCGCGGACCGGGGGGTGACCTGTCTCCTTCAAGATCCGCCGCTTGGCACCGGCCATGCCGTCCTTCAAGCGAAGGAAGCGCTCTTCGGTTTTACCGGCTCGGTCCTGATTTTAAGCGGCGACACGCCGCTGCTCCGGCCGGAGACCCTCCGGCAGCTGCGAGAGGCGCACCGGAGCGCCGGCGCGACGATGACGATTCTAACAACCCGGCTTGCAAATCCATACGGCTACGGCCGGGTGATCCGAAAAAAGAACGGCGCGATTCTGCAGGTGATCGAAGAGAAGGATGCCACGCCGGCGCAGCGGGCGATTGACGAGGTGAACACCGGTGTCTATATAATAGAGGCCCCTTTTCTTTTTGAGGCGTTGGGGGAGGTGCAGCCGAACAACCAGCAGAAAGAGTATTACCTCACCGATCTGATCGGGATCGCCGCCCGTCGCGGGGAGCCGCTCGCCGGGGTGGAAGCCGATCCGGACGAGGTGATCGGGGTCAACAGCCGCGCCGACCTCGCCCGGGCCGAGGCGATTCTCCAAAAGCGGATCGTCACCCATTGGATGTCCGAGGGGGTCACCTTCATCGATCCGGCGCAGGTTCGGATCGGCCCCGCCGTCGAGATCGGGCGCGATGTCCTCATCTATCCGGGCGTTACGCTGGAGGGGAAGAGCGCGATCGGGGAGGGGTCAACCCTTTATCCTTGCCGGATCAAGAACAGCCGGCTCGGCGCGCAGGTGGTGGTGAAAGATTACTCTGTCGTCGAAGATTCGGAGATCGAATCGGACGCGTCGGTCGGCCCCTTTGCCCACCTGCGGCCCGGCACGGTGCTTCGGCGCGGGGCGAAGGTCGGCAATTTCGTCGAGATCAAAAAGAGCGAGCTGGGAGAGGGATCGAAGGCGAATCATCTGACCTACATCGGCGACACGGTCGTCGGCAAAGGGGTCAACATCGGCGCCGGAACGATCACCTGCAACTACGACGGCGAGAAGAAATATCGGACGATTATCGAGGATGATGTCTTTATCGGGAGCGACACCCAGTTGGTGGCGCCGGTGCGGG
This DNA window, taken from Candidatus Manganitrophaceae bacterium, encodes the following:
- the metG gene encoding methionine--tRNA ligase, with the translated sequence MKSHEKFYLTTPIYYVNDEPHIGHAYTTIAADILARYHRLLQHDVFFLTGTDEHGQKVAQAAAKRNVPPQQHADEMVVRFQALWKKLNISNDDFVRTTQERHTRVVQTVLQELQDRKELYTGSYEGWYCLPDERFWTEKDVVDGKCPDCGRPVEHLSEQNYFFKMGQYQDRLRQYIRDHPDFIRPESRRNEVLGFLEKPLTDLSISRPKSRLPWGIEFPFDSNYVTYVWIDALVNYISIPGYATDPARFQKWWPADLHLVGKDILTTHAIYWSTILMALGLPLPKTLFAHGWWTLNAQKMSKSLGNVVHPGDVIERYGVDPFRYFLFREVPFGQDGDFSETALVNRINSDLANDLGNLLSRTLTMLERYTGGRTPPAHEGKQPEDLALRRKLEGLPEKIDTLLGRLEFQKALIEIWEAVSQANRYIENAAPWVLAKDPAKAERLQTVLYHTTEALRIITLFISPFMPNTALEMARQMGLPSLFEGISLKEAAQWGRLPAEMPIAKGKSLFPRIEKKMETPLENNPTANTPAPKENVPAEKKSTPASPTGFKPAIAYDDFAKIDLRVAVILTAEKVPGSKKLLKLRVSLGSEERQVVAGIGTKYAPEALIGKRIVLVANLQPAKIMGVESQGMLLAAGAEEVLELATFMEEIPPGTRIK
- the holB gene encoding DNA polymerase III subunit delta'; this translates as MTTSETPEKSDAPRGFGEIIGHSRAIDILQSMLLSDEIPHAILFMGEEGIGKRTVARAFAQTLLCHERQMPEGPEGEEGPIEPCGRCLSCQKLSAGNHPDFMTIEPEGSAIKIEQVRTLQDRIIYKPIDGPRRIILIDPADKMNGAAANGLLKTLEEPPAHAVLILITAKPYSLPETILSRCQKISFYPLSLSQVEKLLAERNHWSVQEARLIAALTGGHLGEALSLSLEAAREMEEGLYTLVSEKTLMNYERLFEVATTYSRDEEVMAKSLHYLAAWFRDVLVLQAVPNPSMLDPSWLVYSWRHEEIKRWAGRMNTNEVATFLSNLQILQQAQIRNVNRQLSLENLLMQLKDKLINQEQKTSG
- a CDS encoding dTMP kinase, with translation MYDKPFAGGVVTGHFITFEGVEGSGKTTQLAILADDLETRGLSVVRTREPGGTKIGDAIRALILDSKNQTMDAKAELLLYLASRAQHLKEVILPALETGKVVLCDRFADATYAYQGVGRGLSKRGIEQIGRFVTEGRQPDLTLLLDIDPKKGLARLKGREEINRLDREALQFHEAVRKGYLHLAKRNPRRIQVVSTDGAVDEIAQKIRKVVDDYFRNA
- a CDS encoding alpha/beta fold hydrolase; the encoded protein is MDSDDFRPAWWCPGPHVQTVWRRLYGMTEALPLRRERWETPDDDFLDLDFLDPEPAEGDTATPTVLFLHGLEGSSRAKYILGMHREARRLGWRGVALNFRSCSGEMNRQRRFYHSGETTDLDWVVRQLLSRFPGSPLFIVGFSLGGNVLLKWLGEQGTAAPEAVRAGVAISVPFDLAAAAQNIDRGFSRIYGRVFLKTLREKAVLKERRFPGLVDPARVRRIASFAEFDDLVTAPIHGFRSGFDYWTRSSSKRFLDAIRRPVLLINALNDPFLPRHSIPLKTIEASKWLTALFPPFGGHTGFVEGRWPWQARYWTEARAFAFLSALQTDPNRLRSI
- a CDS encoding amidohydrolase, yielding MRAIDMHVHPGTREYLVEAGGKYLSDALHYFHRHDAVVSLEEMAAYYRRAEMLAVLLAWDAETHTGLPPVTNDYVADAVRQYPDVFIGFASVDPWKGRMAIRELERAVKELKLRGLKIHPIAQAFEPNDRRFYPLWECCQGLKVPLLIHTGTTGVGAGVPGGNGLKLKYGRPIPAIDDIAADFPGLTIIGAHPSWPWQEEMLAVAVHKTNVYIDLSGWSPKYFSPSLVQHANSLLQDRVLFGSDYPFLTPERWIADFEKAGFKPEVREKILLGNAKRLLGL
- the glmU gene encoding bifunctional UDP-N-acetylglucosamine diphosphorylase/glucosamine-1-phosphate N-acetyltransferase GlmU — its product is MKDQERREKGPAPEKKAAPAAERRSLNGGSGGEAAIILAAGQGKRMKSTLPKVLHPLSGSPMLFYILDLVKQAEIQKSFVIIGHQAEQVSKAVADRGVTCLLQDPPLGTGHAVLQAKEALFGFTGSVLILSGDTPLLRPETLRQLREAHRSAGATMTILTTRLANPYGYGRVIRKKNGAILQVIEEKDATPAQRAIDEVNTGVYIIEAPFLFEALGEVQPNNQQKEYYLTDLIGIAARRGEPLAGVEADPDEVIGVNSRADLARAEAILQKRIVTHWMSEGVTFIDPAQVRIGPAVEIGRDVLIYPGVTLEGKSAIGEGSTLYPCRIKNSRLGAQVVVKDYSVVEDSEIESDASVGPFAHLRPGTVLRRGAKVGNFVEIKKSELGEGSKANHLTYIGDTVVGKGVNIGAGTITCNYDGEKKYRTIIEDDVFIGSDTQLVAPVRVGAGALIAAGTTVTRDVPPGSLAISRVRQENKEGWAAKKKSKRAEGGGERGKE